A window from Nitrospira sp. encodes these proteins:
- a CDS encoding PfkB family carbohydrate kinase, with amino-acid sequence MGKLLVVGSVALDTVKTPFGEGTDILGGSATYFSTSASFFTSVALIAVVGDDFPAQHIAFLKSRGIDLTGLEQRPGATFRWKGEYSHQLNEAKTLDTKLNVFETFRPKIPEAYRSPDVLFLGNIDPELQLDVLQKVERPGLVACDTMNFWINGKRDALWKVLEKIDILIINDGEARALGQDSNLVKVAKQVLARGPKHLIIKRGEYGVLMFNGTQVFGAPAFPLEDVRDPTGAGDTFAGGFLGYLAATGNRSPEAMKQAIIFGSVMASFTVESFSLDRLRILDYKEIQARFQEFKRLTHFEDVS; translated from the coding sequence ATGGGGAAGTTACTAGTGGTGGGTTCGGTTGCGCTCGATACGGTGAAGACACCGTTTGGAGAGGGGACCGATATTCTTGGAGGGTCCGCGACGTATTTCTCGACGTCGGCCAGCTTTTTTACGTCGGTCGCGCTGATCGCTGTCGTGGGAGATGATTTCCCCGCCCAGCACATTGCGTTTCTCAAGAGTCGTGGAATTGATCTGACGGGGTTGGAGCAGCGACCTGGGGCGACGTTTCGGTGGAAGGGGGAATACTCGCATCAACTGAATGAGGCGAAGACGCTCGACACGAAGCTCAATGTGTTCGAAACCTTCCGTCCCAAGATTCCCGAGGCGTATCGTTCGCCCGATGTGCTGTTTCTAGGCAACATCGATCCCGAGCTGCAACTCGACGTCTTGCAGAAGGTCGAGCGCCCCGGCTTGGTCGCGTGCGACACGATGAATTTCTGGATCAACGGGAAGCGCGATGCCTTGTGGAAGGTCTTAGAGAAAATCGATATCCTGATCATCAATGACGGTGAGGCTCGCGCGCTGGGGCAAGATTCCAATCTGGTCAAGGTGGCCAAGCAAGTGTTGGCACGGGGCCCCAAGCATCTCATCATTAAGCGGGGGGAGTATGGCGTCCTGATGTTCAACGGGACGCAGGTGTTCGGCGCTCCCGCGTTTCCCCTGGAGGATGTGCGGGATCCCACTGGCGCCGGCGACACTTTTGCGGGCGGTTTCTTAGGCTATCTCGCCGCCACAGGAAATCGTTCTCCTGAGGCGATGAAGCAAGCCATCATCTTCGGGAGCGTGATGGCGTCTTTTACCGTAGAATCCTTTAGTCTTGACCGTTTACGTATCCTGGATTACAAAGAGATTCAGGCGCGCTTCCAGGAATTCAAGCGATTGACTCATTTTGAGGATGTGTCGTAA
- a CDS encoding tetratricopeptide repeat protein — protein sequence MPEGEPICGRELGREPQYGRSLLVGVCLLISACAATDEAIQKSQGHYQEGIASLSGDRQKAFVSFQKAVQLNPKNKEARYGLGHVYAIQGKLALAEEEFRTAIQIDDAYSEAHTYLGQVLASQEKWDEAIRSYRAALANPLYATPDLARFHLGRALAQRGDFQEAMESLEDAVAANPASVPPALTHLELGRVYSKLGYAVKAREILSKVKAMDKGGEYAAAATELLARLK from the coding sequence ATGCCTGAGGGTGAACCGATTTGTGGACGAGAGCTGGGACGAGAGCCTCAGTACGGGCGCAGCCTGCTCGTAGGGGTCTGTCTGCTCATCAGCGCCTGTGCGGCTACGGACGAGGCGATTCAGAAATCTCAGGGCCATTATCAGGAAGGCATCGCGTCGCTCAGCGGGGATCGGCAAAAAGCGTTCGTGTCGTTTCAGAAAGCCGTCCAGTTGAATCCGAAGAATAAAGAGGCGCGCTATGGCCTGGGCCATGTCTATGCGATTCAGGGGAAATTAGCCCTGGCTGAAGAAGAGTTTCGAACCGCCATCCAGATTGACGACGCCTATTCAGAAGCGCATACCTATCTGGGGCAAGTGCTGGCCAGCCAGGAGAAGTGGGATGAGGCGATCCGGTCTTACCGGGCCGCACTCGCCAATCCTCTCTATGCCACTCCGGATTTGGCGCGGTTCCATTTAGGCCGGGCATTGGCCCAACGGGGAGATTTCCAGGAGGCGATGGAGTCGTTGGAGGACGCGGTGGCCGCGAATCCGGCCAGTGTGCCTCCGGCATTGACCCATCTCGAACTGGGGCGCGTGTATTCCAAGTTGGGATATGCCGTCAAGGCGCGAGAGATTCTCAGTAAGGTGAAAGCGATGGATAAGGGCGGCGAGTATGCCGCGGCAGCAACAGAACTTTTGGCTCGGTTAAAGTAG
- a CDS encoding DUF4115 domain-containing protein — translation MESVGEFFRQVRETKGLTIDEVAAKTRIRSDFVKALEDGNFAKLPDQVFARGFVRSYARSLGLDEEDAIHRFVQSAGAFYEKQDERERLKVRQVEEERKRQANRKAVAVAIGIAVLTLIFLLSREQSSVLRRSTSELTSNKRSAQATKEAVEPSTHQDPEPIPIPAKSSEVVPPAPTKPAVEGRAAEPAGSHAPVVASKPEPDLVSTASPGTDGPLGGISIEGTGQSSDGQLVLDLEANELSWVVVQIDSGSPQEALLRPGEKAHWKGQDQFVLTLGNAGGVKAELNGKPLKPFGPSGKVARDVVIKR, via the coding sequence ATGGAATCGGTTGGTGAATTCTTTCGGCAGGTTCGTGAGACTAAGGGGCTGACCATCGATGAAGTCGCGGCGAAGACGCGCATTCGGTCAGATTTTGTCAAAGCCTTGGAGGATGGGAACTTTGCCAAGTTGCCCGATCAGGTCTTTGCAAGAGGGTTTGTTCGATCCTATGCGCGATCCCTGGGGCTCGACGAAGAAGATGCCATTCACCGGTTCGTCCAGTCAGCCGGGGCTTTTTATGAAAAGCAGGATGAGCGGGAGCGGTTGAAGGTTCGGCAGGTTGAAGAAGAGCGGAAGCGCCAAGCCAACCGGAAAGCGGTGGCGGTGGCGATCGGGATTGCGGTGTTGACGCTCATTTTCTTGCTGAGCCGTGAGCAATCGTCGGTTTTGCGACGCAGCACCTCCGAGCTGACGTCGAATAAGCGGAGCGCTCAGGCGACAAAGGAAGCTGTTGAGCCAAGCACCCACCAGGATCCAGAGCCTATTCCCATTCCAGCCAAGTCCAGTGAAGTCGTACCTCCAGCCCCCACGAAGCCTGCGGTGGAGGGGCGTGCAGCTGAACCGGCAGGAAGCCATGCTCCGGTGGTTGCATCGAAGCCTGAGCCGGATCTCGTTTCAACGGCCTCGCCTGGCACGGATGGCCCGCTTGGTGGCATTTCAATCGAAGGTACTGGGCAGTCTTCCGACGGACAATTGGTCCTGGATCTTGAGGCCAATGAATTGAGTTGGGTTGTGGTTCAGATCGACAGCGGGAGTCCGCAGGAGGCATTGCTGCGCCCGGGAGAGAAAGCTCATTGGAAAGGGCAGGATCAATTCGTCCTAACGTTGGGCAATGCCGGAGGCGTAAAAGCTGAACTCAATGGGAAGCCGCTTAAGCCATTTGGTCCAAGTGGGAAAGTGGCTCGCGATGTGGTGATCAAGCGGTAA
- a CDS encoding cytochrome c, which yields MGYFSKFLGITAALMLMSVTVAGAAERDPLKPRVPADQMSDAKAMKNPVASSPESIAKGKALFEGKGTCFNCHGKEGKGDGPAGAILDPSPRDFTNCKFHKKRKDGELFWVIKNGSAGTGMVSLIPAAINEEEAWNIINYERSFCKGE from the coding sequence ATGGGTTACTTCTCGAAGTTCTTGGGAATCACTGCAGCCCTGATGCTCATGTCTGTGACGGTGGCGGGAGCCGCGGAAAGAGATCCGTTGAAGCCCCGTGTTCCAGCCGATCAGATGAGCGATGCAAAGGCTATGAAGAATCCGGTTGCTTCGTCTCCGGAAAGCATTGCCAAGGGTAAGGCGTTGTTCGAGGGCAAAGGCACCTGCTTCAATTGCCATGGAAAAGAAGGCAAGGGCGATGGACCGGCCGGCGCGATTCTGGATCCGAGCCCCCGGGACTTCACCAACTGCAAGTTCCACAAGAAGCGGAAAGACGGCGAGTTGTTCTGGGTCATCAAGAATGGCAGCGCGGGCACCGGTATGGTGTCTTTGATCCCTGCCGCCATCAACGAAGAGGAAGCCTGGAACATCATCAACTACGAGCGGAGCTTCTGCAAGGGCGAGTAA